The Drosophila sechellia strain sech25 chromosome 2L, ASM438219v1, whole genome shotgun sequence region CAATGCACAGGAGATGCAATACTAAATATACTCACAACTAAAGATGACTCATCTCTGATTCCTTTCAGGTCCCAGAACAATTTGTGCAATGGCGGCTTGGGCAGCAACAACCATGCTTTGGCCCCCAAGGTGGCCAACAACAGCGGTGGAAGTCCGAATGGCCAGAAGAAGGGTACCATCGCCTTGTCCCATCTGCCCCAACGGCCGCCGGTGGACATCGAGTTCTGTGATATATCCTACTCAGTTACCGATAGCCATCGGCGCGGATTCAAGACCATCCTGAAGAGCGTCTCGGGCAAGTTCCGGAATGGGGAGATCACAGCTATCATGGGACCCTCAGGAGCCGGAAAGAGCACGCTGATGAATATCCTGGCGGGCTACAAGTGAGTACTTTTATCGGCTTAAGTTTGATATAGGCACACATCCCTTAAGCCAGATGCTTGTCTTAAAGAAAGATTATAAATCATGTAGTAGTGCCTCAATCAAATTGACTTTAAACTGATAATAAAACCCTACCTTTTAATGATCAACTAATGATGCATCTCACCTTTTACAGAACTGCCCAACTCAGCGGCTCCGTACTGATCAACAGCAAGGAGCGGAATCTGCGGCGCTTCCGCAAGCTCTCCTGCTACATCATGCAGGACGATGTGCTGATCGCCAATCTGACCGTTCGCGAGGCCATGATGGTGGCCGCCAACCTCAAGCTGGGCAAGAACATGATCAGCTACGCCAAGGTGGTGGTGGTCGAAGAGATCCTCGAGACGATTGGCCTGAAGGAGTCGGTGAACACGCTGACGTGCAATCTGTCTGGTGGCCAAAGGAAGCGACTGTCCATTGCCCTCGAACTGGTCAACAATCCACCAGTGATGTTCTTCGACGAACCCACCTCCGGACTGGACAGCTCCACCTGCTTCCAGCTCATATCGCTGCTGAGATCGTTGGCCAGAGGTGGCCGCACCATAGTGTGTACAATCCATCAGCCGTCGGCGCGTCTCTTCGAGAAGTTCGATCATCTGTATCTGCTGGCCCAGGGCCAGTGCGTTTACGAGGGCAGAGTGAAGGGACTGGTGCCGTACCTATCATCACTGGGCTACGAATGCCCCTCATATCACAATCCTGCTGACTATGTCCTGGAGGTGGCGTCCGGGGAGTACGGAGACGCTGTTCCCAAGCTGGTGGATGCGGTGAAGAGCGGAGCTTGCAAGAAATACGCGCACAAGGATTATGTACTGACGCTGACCCAAAAGGGCTGCAACAATGACATTATCAAGGGCAGTGGCAGCGGAGCGGAGAACGCGATGGCCATTTTGACCCTGGAGAATGAGAAGCCGCCGTTGGAGGACAGGCAACTGGAGCCCTCTATTCCCGTCGAGGATCCTGCGGAGCTGAAACCACCGAAGCTAGAGACGCAGCAGTCCCAAAACTCCGATTGCAGCGTGGTCAATATGCCGACTAATGCCGTGGACGACAGTTGCAGCTTTAGCTCCTCGAAGGGCACCCAAAATGCTGTGGGTGGTTCGGGATCGGGAGGACCCAGTGCCGTTGTGGGCTGCATGACCTCGCTGCTGGATTCGCACGAGAGCGTGGTCACCCTGCCAAACAAGACGGGATTCCCCACCAGCGGCTGGACGCAGTTCTGGATCCTGCTCAAACGCTCATTCCGCACCATCCTGCGCGACAAAATGCTGACCCACATGCGACTCTTCTCCCACGTGATCGTTGGAGCCATCATCGGTATGATCTACTACGATGTAGGCAACGAGGCCAGCAAGATCATGAGCAACGCGGGATGCATCTTCTTCGTCTCCCTGTTCACCACCTTCACGGCCATGATGCCCACCATTCTGACCTGTGAGTTGATCGATTTCGAGGTTTTGGCACACAAATGTAATCTGGAATCTTTAATTCGCAGTTCCCACCGAAATGTCAGTGTTCGTGAGGGAGCATCTCAACTACTGGTACTCCCTGAAGGCCTTCTACTTTGCCAAGACCATAGCGGACATGCCATTTCAGGTGATTATTATTGAATAGCTTAATGGGCTGAACACTTATTTAATCCGATATATTCTCTTGCAGATCGTCTTCTCCAGCGTCTATGTCCTGGTGGTGTACTACCTAACCTCACAGCCAATGGAATTGGAGCGGGTCTCGATGTTCGTGCTGATCTGCGTGCTGAACTCTCTGGTGGCACAGTCGCTGGGACTGCTGATCGGGGCGGGGATGAACATCGAGACGGGCGTATTCCTCGGCCCCGTGACGACCATACCCACGATATTGTTCTCCGGGTTCTTTGTGAACTTTGACACCATTCCGGGCTACCTGCAGTGGGTGACCTACGTCAGCTATGTGCGCTATGGCTTCGAAGGTGAGTTGGGATATATCTACCTTTAGATATGCTTAACTCACATTACTCTTTATAATTTAGGTGCCATGGTAGCCATCTATGGAATGGATCGGGCCAAGATGCAGTGCAATCAAATGTACTGCCACTATCGAGTGCCCAAGAAGTTTCTGGAGGAGATGTCCATGGATAACGCTCTGTTTTGGGTGGACGCCGTCGCCCTGATCGGAATCTTCTTTGCCCTGCGCATCATCGCCTACTTCGTGTTGCGATGGAAACTGCACATGATTCGCTAAGCGGACAGCTTGTGGGCTTTGTTCATAGCTTTACCGCATTCTTAAACTTCTCCCGTCGCGCTTTGTACGTTTatacagacagacagacataCACACGCATCGCATCGGTATCTAGAAAACGATTCTAAATATATATCCATGGATATATATAAACCCGTACAGTAGCTGTTCTGCATACCACAAAATAATGGAATTTACATAGAACTATATATAGATATTAACTAGGAGTACCCACGTAGAGCCCCACTTCAACACACACTTCAATTGAGGTACATATAATTCTTGTGACCAAGCAGAAAAGAGTCTGAACTTAAGTAGGTTGAAAACATAACAAATTGTAGACAAGATCCTTTAGAGCGGAAACCGAATCGGTGCAGAGTTTAGGACACGACTTTCTCCCAACGTTCTTCACTCCGTCCCTAAGTTGTACTCTCAAAAACACCACCTCTCTATACTCATCTTTTGGCAATCGATTTCGAAACCAGAAAGGACGCAGCGTGCAATCAAACGGAAGTTAGGGCGAGCGTggaaagcggaaacggaaacagaAATCATTCCCTTGTGATAGAAAGCGGTGCAGTCCGGGCTGGGGAATCCACATCCCGGACGGGAAAGGTAGAACCAAAAAAATCGTAGAAGGGAACCTGGCCAACTGGTGATATAAAgcaattactatttttacggtGGGATGCAATCGGATTTGTGTTAGCTGCGCGTATTTGtgattattacatttttatttagtaCATGTTTAGTTTAATTTTATACGTCTACATTTGTCAtgccaaaataaatgcaattttcatttaaacaGCACGCTCTCCTTCCTTCGGAAGCCCCTCCCAAAGTAAATTATTTAGTATTAGTCTTGGATCTAAAACACATTGGAGTGATACACAAACTAAGTTTAACTACAGAAATTGGTGGCAACATATTCAAGCTCCTTTCAAAAGGACGGTATAgaattgtaattatttattaagcaATCTGTTGCAGACGCCCCTGGAAATATTCGTTTGAGTATGGTGTGTTGTATATTTCGGTAGTTCGTAGCCCATGTTACACTGAACATTAACGTTAAAGAATGGCCATTGCTGTACACAAAACCCATATTAATTACTGTCAAAATCTGGTAGagtatttttaataaagaACCCAAAACATCATCGATACCTTAAGAAGCTAATGATAAATATAATAAGTGTCGTATTTTAATAGGAAATTTAAATGTGGCGCACTCGATAGATGGCGCTATACGCCAAagccgaaaagtatgcaagGGCTTGCAATCTTTTTTCAATTCGCTGTGATACAGTCAAATTTCTTTCGAATACGTCgaatgtatattattttacatttattcTACACAAGTGTAGAGCAGCGAGTTCGATAGATAAGAGCGAATTTGGGTCATGAACCATTAAGCATATATTTTGGCGCAATgtgtttaaatttatttaatttaaataaataattatttaaaacaaactcaaaattattaaaaaattttgaTTAAGCAGGCATTAGGCATATATgaacatatttaaaaaaatgcaaacaaaaatagagctttatttatttatcgccgcaaaatgataaaatttaaacttatcTAGATCAATTAATCTTAAAACAAAGGGTCCACCCTTTGATATATatgataaattattaaaatatatatttaatataatatataataatatatatatattaatcgTGTAAGGATGCATTTGAAGTTTTAAGTTATATGCTGTGAAAACCTAAAAATATAATCTTGTTAGAAGCTATTTGTGTGTTAATTAAATGATCCTATTTCCAAACTGAATTGTATTAACTGATCATGGCTACTTAATAATAGTATCGAAACtgctaaaataaaatatctcaCTTTGTGCGTTATTTTAAACCGCGTGCCTTTAAAATGAATGCCGAAGTGTACATCCAGATAGCGGGCAATTGACGTGTgtgaaaagaaaaattaaattaattctcaaaattgaataaattacGCGAATTATGTaacaggcgaacaggaatggccatcgagcagcagcagaagcaggagcAAAACCGATGGCAGCTGGGAAAACCGCTTAGGAGCACTCACATCCACATTCTCTGCCACTCTCACtctggcacacacacattcgccGCGGGAAATGCTTTTCCCCCAAAAAGTCAAATAGTATTAAGTACGtggaagaagcagcagcagcagcagccgagACACTCgagaaaagcggaaaagcggcggtacagcgagagagagaggaagAGAGCTGGCGAGCGGGCCATAAaagattttctcattttccacCGCCACGACCGAAGAGGGGTGGCTTCTTAAGGGGGTTGTCACACTATCGGAAAATGCCAGAGGAAGAGCCAGCGAGTCAGAGAGGGATGGAGAGATGTGTGGAGAATCATCAAAGGTTTGCCGCAGCGGCTTTTCCGCCTTTGTGGCAAATCCTCAAAGGAATTTTCCGATATTTGTAGCAGGCAACCAGCAGTCAGCAGCAGGAAAACTTGACCGAAGAAAAAccaagcacacacactcaaccCCGACATCGAATTTTCCGACATTTTCGTTtacgtttttcttttttttatttgctcttTTTTTGCGCTCGGCCAGAGAAAATTCGTTTTTCATATGTGGCTGGCAAACAcagccaaacacacacacatcgacAGTAAAATGCTGGCTGACGTCGATCCATTTGGCGAGCGATTTATGTGAGCTTTTCTCCGCCGTCATGTGCTTTTCCCGTTGTCGCCGCGAGATTGGTAATGGTTTTGGCCCGGTCATAAAGCAATAGCCGCCGCTTGATGGGCTGGCAAAAAAGCCTTCGCCAACGCGCCGCTACCAAATTTGGCCGACCATTAAAAACCTCATTAttgtggcaaacaaaaaaggcccgacataaacataaaatttGATGACATGAAAAAACGCGTTGCCTCGCATAAATTTAGCGAATCAATGAAATCGATTATCAGGCTTTGTAATGATGAATTCGAATTGAGATTGAAAGAGTTTTCTGGGGAAGTGAGAGTGAGTGAGACTGCACGTGCCAAGGGGATACAGGGATCCCCATTTTAAATGCAGGGTATACTTGTATGCTACAAATAATTTGAGTAGTGCAACTATTTTAAGTAACTTCAATACACTATGACTATGCTCTTTTTTTGCTGTGGCCTTTAAAGTGAGTAAATGCCAATATCAACAGCTGGTCCATAACGTAACCCGGACCAACTATATTTGGCACACACGCGTGTCTGCATCTCAATCCGCAGTGTTAGGGGATTATATGGGGGATTCAAGGGGCTATCATCATCATTCAGCTTGCTGAACCATTTGGCGCGTGCTCAAACACTGCgagttggaaaaaaaaaagaaaacatttggCCGAATTTTGCATTGTTTAGTCTGTAGATCCCCTCTTCCTTTTTGGCATCTAAACAAATATAGCAATCTGTGTTTTTCTTTCGATCTTTGCAGACGGCAAGGCGTCGAACATGTCTGCACAAAAGTGCCAGAAATGTATTCATTATGAGTCTCTCTATAGTAAACCCAACTtaagtattttttattattttctcacAGAACTGCGTTTAATGGAGAGCTGTTAACATCCTTAACTGGGTCTCAAAATAAACTCCCCGCAAATTGGCACTTGTTTTAAGCCCCCAGcgaaattcaataaatattaataaaaatatttacagaGTAGAGAGCAAGATCATCAAAAGCTGTGGAGCCGCCCCAGAAGAATTCTGGTTTCAAGATGCAAGCTCCAGCGGAGTGAGAATTAACGGTAATCATATTAACTAAGCGAGCGACAAGTTAATtgaattgccaaaaaaaaaaaacaacaaagggAACCAGTTGCGGATGCACTGAGATGATTATAAAATATGCCAACTGCTCGACGACAATGGGAAACGCCAAAAAGGAATTTCGCTTAATGACAACGACCACCACAAGTACAAGAGGAACTtcagcaataacaataactacactgagaaaaataataaatatttaaagaaatttattttcaGGCAAGATTTTTGTATGTCACGACTTGAGCAAACTGAGTACTATCATCTATCTGCCTATGAAGCCAAATCAAACAAGCATCAGTATAGCTTCCTTACTCCTTATAAGACTGCCaatatatttttctcagtgcaatGACAATGCTGGCAATTATCGGGCATGAATGGCAGGAAGTTAGGGGAGCATCAGTAGAAGTTGCAACGGCGACCTTGCAATGTCGCAATCACGATGACGAGCCATGCCGCTGGATGTTGATGTCTGTTAACTTTGCCGCCATTTGTCTGCAGTTGGTAAGATGGTAGCTTAGTCACTTGGCAGTGCGGCAACTGCCAACTGGCAACAACTAACTGTTAACTGGGACCTCGGCCAGGTACGCCCCCAACATGCATTCCGACATGCCATGCGAAAGTCAAACCTAACTGCATGTTGCATGCCACTCCAAGACAAAATCCACCGCCGCACAGCCGCCCATAAGATAATGGCTAATCATAATGCAATTTTAGTCGGGCTAACTTAGCCTTAGTGTCTGCTGTCTGAGGATTTGGGTAATGTGTCGAGCACTAATTACCGGTACTTTTATAAGACCCTGCTATTTGGGATGACCCGCAGAACAATGGATTTTATTAGAACGGTCTTAATTGGAAACTGTGTACGGGAAAAATGTTAGCAAACGAGGCTGGAATGGCTAAGTAAGGAGAAAATTTTGTAGCATTACCCATGCGCATTAAAGTCATGAAAAATGCATAGAGTAAGTGAAAAGTAGCTTtttgatttatatatttaattttaatagttAGAAACTATTTAATTCTAGTTGACATCGTGGGAACTTTTGCAAAACAGTGCAATCTGTAACCAGATGGTGGCCCAGATGGTCGGAAACTTAAACCAAAATATGTGTATTTTTCGCATATGCTGCCAATTGGATtatttgaataaatcaatttgcgCAGGCGCATCGTTTCGGATCTGATGGGTTAGCAATCCGAAAATAGGAACAGTTGGGTGGGATGCGATCTGCGATGCAACCCTCGTATCTTCACAGGAAAAACGCCCCCTGAGCAACTGGTAGAGATCCTTTTCCTCCCTTTTCGAAAGATAATAACAGTTGGTCAGCCACAGTATAGTATTCTGTACAGAAGGGGATCTGCTGCTCGATTGTATCTAGCCTTCTAATGAATTACGGCACACTTTTCAATTAGTTGCATGTTTATACAATAATTTTGATGATTCTCGGGAACTTATGGCGGTGTACACCCTATGATAGAACAACAGATAAAAGGCGTCAGCTGCTGAGTTCTAAAGAGTTTCTCGACGAGTCTGCGCAGGGTGTTAGCAATGATGAGCTACCCCGTGGTGGTGTTTAATTGTTTGGAATATTGGAGAAACAGATCTTCATTATCATAACAACAATTGTTGCATTAGAAATTTACACTTTCAAACTCATGTGGAGTCTTATCGAGTACTCCTTGACTAGATTTATTACTAAgctcaaataaaatatgatttgAAATCGATCTGCTCGCTTTTGTGAATATTTAATGAGTTTTAAAATAGCATGCACTCGTTCGGCTAATCATggaatgcaaataaattggcGCCGCACTTTGTCTATGTGTCAAGGCAATCGGAACCACATCTAAGAGCTGGACCCACAATTGGACAACTAGTTTGCCTACGCATAGTGCTCAATCCAGATTACTTTTTCCAATGCAATGCCAATTTTATGATTATGAGGGGGGCAAAAAACGCAAATCACAAATGtatctgcagctgcagcagtttTTGTCACACTTTTTCCGCTAAACTTGTCATTGTGGAAAGAGTttagctttttttttatatttatttatttgcagcCTCTGGgggacgacgacgacgatgctGGCACTCAAGTGCACACTTCCTGTCATTTACATTAACAAAGTATTTTTCTgctagtttttatttattttcagaaCGCACTCAATGGGTTCTCAAAAGCATAAGCCATTGTTCGATTCGTAACGGGGCCTCTGAATCGGAACGGGGTTGGAGTCTGGATCCGGAGATCGAGATCCATTCGGGGTTCCTGCAAGTGCACTTAAAGAAAATATAGCTCGATATATGAttcaacgaaaaaaaaataaacaggaACTCTATTTTTATATTGGCATTATACAAGAAACCAAGTATGATTGcacatttattaaaaattttacaaaaaattagaTTAATTTCATGTTTTTTTTCGCTCGTATAACAACTTTTTTAGTatcctttttgttttgtttgttttttgccgTGTCAGCGGTTGCGACTGCGCGTGACGCACGTGGTTCATCATGCTTTGGTGGTGCGTAGGGGTTGGGACCTCGCTTGGGGTTGATTTTAACCCGCAGCACTTCCAGCTTCGATGGCTAATGGGACTCGCCTGCATTGTGCCCCTCGCTTGTGCCTGCCACACGCATTCTTGACCCAAAATCCGAGAGAGAGAAAggggcagctgcagctgcaccaGCAACTCCTTGGCCACAGACCGAAGATCAAGGCTGCCAGCAGTGGCGTGTCAAATGGCCAACCAACCAGCTGTTGCCATCCCACTAAATCAAAACCAGTCGGCGAGCAAACAATTGGGAAATGGGAAACCCATCCTAGAGCCATTGTCCTTCCTTCGTCGACATATGTGCAGCTTCACAGTTGACTTGGGTGCAATTAGCAGGACTCGCACCCTCGCTTTTCACAGTTTCTAGTTTTCACCCATGCAAATGAGCTGAGTGCATGTTGATTACAATTCAACCCACTATCGAGCCGTATTTTCTTATGGGTCACCACCAAACTGGCAGCTGGTTTTCAGGACATGgctatttttaacattttgtaGCCCCTTTTGTGGGCTACATTCGTCAACAATTTGTTGTTTCTACGGGGTGTTGCACATGGTTAAGGTGTGTTAACTTAAGGTAAAGCTTGAGGTACTTTAAACAAACTCCAAAAATGTTTCACACATCATCCATTCAGTCGATTCTCCGTCTATCTTCCCCTATATTATACAATGTTGTGGCTTGCGTGATTAATAGCCATGTTTGCGGCTGTTATTGTGAGTCCTGCTGTTGCCATTTGTCTGGTTTGTGTGGCATTGGCAAAAAGGATGCAGCTTTCTCGGCGCAAGGCCAGTCCCAATTCCGATCCCAAAATAATTGCCGACTGATGGTGTCTGCGGCCATCCACCAACAGCTGCTGCAATCACGCAGTCTGCTGACTTGCAACAGAAAGaaagcaaatatta contains the following coding sequences:
- the LOC6613327 gene encoding ATP-binding cassette sub-family G member 4 isoform X1, with amino-acid sequence MNELQASSVPLVDKCSSHAVILPAAKSPNKVSDSAATTAPNAVLYTSGNMSLSTLSTGSGNANPNPNPNPSINPRQEPVPLLSQLKLPNDLKQNSHGSQNNLCNGGLGSNNHALAPKVANNSGGSPNGQKKGTIALSHLPQRPPVDIEFCDISYSVTDSHRRGFKTILKSVSGKFRNGEITAIMGPSGAGKSTLMNILAGYKTAQLSGSVLINSKERNLRRFRKLSCYIMQDDVLIANLTVREAMMVAANLKLGKNMISYAKVVVVEEILETIGLKESVNTLTCNLSGGQRKRLSIALELVNNPPVMFFDEPTSGLDSSTCFQLISLLRSLARGGRTIVCTIHQPSARLFEKFDHLYLLAQGQCVYEGRVKGLVPYLSSLGYECPSYHNPADYVLEVASGEYGDAVPKLVDAVKSGACKKYAHKDYVLTLTQKGCNNDIIKGSGSGAENAMAILTLENEKPPLEDRQLEPSIPVEDPAELKPPKLETQQSQNSDCSVVNMPTNAVDDSCSFSSSKGTQNAVGGSGSGGPSAVVGCMTSLLDSHESVVTLPNKTGFPTSGWTQFWILLKRSFRTILRDKMLTHMRLFSHVIVGAIIGMIYYDVGNEASKIMSNAGCIFFVSLFTTFTAMMPTILTFPTEMSVFVREHLNYWYSLKAFYFAKTIADMPFQIVFSSVYVLVVYYLTSQPMELERVSMFVLICVLNSLVAQSLGLLIGAGMNIETGVFLGPVTTIPTILFSGFFVNFDTIPGYLQWVTYVSYVRYGFEGAMVAIYGMDRAKMQCNQMYCHYRVPKKFLEEMSMDNALFWVDAVALIGIFFALRIIAYFVLRWKLHMIR
- the LOC6613327 gene encoding ATP-binding cassette sub-family G member 4 isoform X2 is translated as MELTLTRCVSAESGGIQNSSFETAASQSQSQEDVSRRRSAAYAAAYAEMLRDAGHQRSMSLVQTKLTKNGSCVSALKKRPKSQNNLCNGGLGSNNHALAPKVANNSGGSPNGQKKGTIALSHLPQRPPVDIEFCDISYSVTDSHRRGFKTILKSVSGKFRNGEITAIMGPSGAGKSTLMNILAGYKTAQLSGSVLINSKERNLRRFRKLSCYIMQDDVLIANLTVREAMMVAANLKLGKNMISYAKVVVVEEILETIGLKESVNTLTCNLSGGQRKRLSIALELVNNPPVMFFDEPTSGLDSSTCFQLISLLRSLARGGRTIVCTIHQPSARLFEKFDHLYLLAQGQCVYEGRVKGLVPYLSSLGYECPSYHNPADYVLEVASGEYGDAVPKLVDAVKSGACKKYAHKDYVLTLTQKGCNNDIIKGSGSGAENAMAILTLENEKPPLEDRQLEPSIPVEDPAELKPPKLETQQSQNSDCSVVNMPTNAVDDSCSFSSSKGTQNAVGGSGSGGPSAVVGCMTSLLDSHESVVTLPNKTGFPTSGWTQFWILLKRSFRTILRDKMLTHMRLFSHVIVGAIIGMIYYDVGNEASKIMSNAGCIFFVSLFTTFTAMMPTILTFPTEMSVFVREHLNYWYSLKAFYFAKTIADMPFQIVFSSVYVLVVYYLTSQPMELERVSMFVLICVLNSLVAQSLGLLIGAGMNIETGVFLGPVTTIPTILFSGFFVNFDTIPGYLQWVTYVSYVRYGFEGAMVAIYGMDRAKMQCNQMYCHYRVPKKFLEEMSMDNALFWVDAVALIGIFFALRIIAYFVLRWKLHMIR